From Zhongshania aliphaticivorans, one genomic window encodes:
- a CDS encoding acyl-CoA dehydrogenase family protein: MDFNLSDDQKAFAESARSFADGIFKPNAAQWDAEHIFPKDALKQAGELGFMGMYTPEDAGGLGMSRLDTSVIVEELARGCTSTAAFLTIHNMATSMVGTYGKPALIEQWCGDLVMGEKLASYCLTEPSAGSDAGSLRSTARADGDNYIVNGSKMFISGAGSTDLLVVMLRTGADGPKGISAFAIPADAPGISYGKKEEKMGWNSQPTRTVSFEDVVVPAANMLGSEGQGFKIAMKGLDGGRINIATCSIGTAQAALEATIEYVKERKQFGQAIADFQNTQFKLADMTTDLVAARQMVRLAAFKLDSGDPEASTYCAMAKRFATDVCFTICNDALQLHGGYGYIKEYPLERHVRDSRVHQILEGTNEIMRVIIGRRLLIDGALEVIK; this comes from the coding sequence ATGGACTTTAACCTTTCCGACGATCAAAAAGCGTTCGCCGAAAGTGCGCGGTCATTTGCCGACGGCATATTTAAGCCGAATGCGGCCCAGTGGGACGCTGAACACATTTTCCCCAAAGATGCGCTAAAGCAGGCCGGTGAATTAGGCTTTATGGGTATGTATACCCCTGAAGACGCGGGTGGTTTGGGTATGAGCCGCTTGGATACCAGCGTCATTGTTGAAGAATTGGCGCGGGGCTGCACTTCTACCGCGGCGTTTTTGACCATTCACAATATGGCGACCAGTATGGTCGGCACCTACGGCAAACCGGCTTTAATAGAGCAGTGGTGTGGCGATTTGGTGATGGGTGAAAAGCTCGCGTCTTATTGCTTAACAGAGCCCAGCGCCGGTTCCGATGCAGGTAGCTTGCGTAGCACCGCCCGCGCCGATGGCGATAACTATATTGTTAACGGCAGCAAAATGTTTATCTCTGGCGCGGGCTCAACCGACTTGCTGGTGGTGATGTTGCGCACCGGCGCCGACGGCCCTAAAGGTATTAGTGCCTTTGCGATTCCGGCGGATGCTCCGGGTATAAGCTACGGCAAGAAAGAAGAGAAAATGGGCTGGAATAGCCAGCCGACTCGCACCGTGAGCTTCGAAGACGTGGTGGTTCCGGCGGCGAATATGCTGGGCAGCGAAGGCCAAGGTTTTAAAATTGCCATGAAAGGCTTGGATGGCGGCCGTATCAACATCGCCACCTGCTCAATTGGCACCGCTCAGGCCGCGCTGGAAGCGACCATTGAATACGTAAAAGAGCGTAAACAGTTTGGTCAGGCGATTGCCGACTTTCAGAACACCCAGTTTAAATTGGCTGATATGACCACCGATCTGGTGGCTGCGCGGCAGATGGTGCGCTTGGCGGCGTTTAAACTCGATAGCGGCGACCCGGAAGCCAGTACCTATTGCGCCATGGCAAAACGCTTTGCGACAGATGTATGCTTCACAATTTGCAATGACGCCCTGCAATTGCATGGTGGTTACGGTTACATTAAGGAGTACCCACTAGAACGCCATGTTCGCGACAGTCGCGTGCATCAGATTCTGGAAGGGACCAATGAAATTATGCGGGTCATTATTGGCCGACGTTTATTAATAGATGGCGCCTTGGAGGTGATTAAGTGA
- a CDS encoding NINE protein: MKGKILDFKADTGAGVISAEDGQRYSFTAAQWQADTDIRAGVAVDFVAAGAQAEAIYVDTALVSGSSKKVAAALFAFFFGVFGVHKFYLGYTKQGVIMVLAFVFGFILLGLPSLVVAIIAFIEFIIYITKSDAEFEQSYVLNQRPWF, from the coding sequence ATGAAAGGCAAAATACTCGATTTCAAAGCCGACACTGGCGCCGGTGTGATTAGCGCCGAAGACGGTCAGCGTTATTCGTTCACCGCCGCGCAGTGGCAAGCCGACACTGATATCCGGGCCGGTGTTGCCGTGGATTTCGTGGCAGCGGGTGCGCAGGCCGAAGCCATTTATGTAGATACCGCGTTGGTTTCTGGCTCGTCTAAAAAAGTGGCTGCGGCACTGTTCGCATTTTTCTTTGGGGTGTTTGGCGTACATAAATTTTACTTGGGCTATACCAAGCAGGGCGTGATCATGGTGCTGGCCTTTGTGTTTGGTTTTATTCTTCTGGGCCTGCCCTCCCTTGTCGTTGCGATTATTGCCTTTATTGAGTTTATTATTTACATCACTAAATCCGACGCGGAATTTGAGCAGAGCTATGTGCTTAATCAGCGGCCGTGGTTTTAA
- the cobB gene encoding Sir2 family NAD+-dependent deacetylase codes for MAYQRVVVLTGAGISAESGIKTFRAADGLWEEHRVEDVATPEGFAANPTLVQRFYNERRRQLLSAAVSVNPAHLALAEFEKKFSGELLLVTQNIDDLHERAGSQKLIHMHGELLKMQCSYSGVVYPIATDISADARCACCGLRGGLRPHIVWFGEMPLGMDEIYTALEQCDLFIAVGTSGNVYPAAGFVQAAASVGAHTIEVNLEPSAVQSAFSETRYGLASVEVPRLLNELLAAATR; via the coding sequence ATGGCGTATCAGCGGGTAGTGGTATTGACTGGCGCGGGGATCTCCGCAGAGTCTGGCATTAAGACGTTTCGTGCGGCAGACGGCCTTTGGGAGGAACACCGGGTTGAAGACGTGGCGACCCCTGAGGGTTTTGCGGCGAATCCCACGCTAGTGCAGCGCTTCTACAACGAGCGCCGTCGCCAATTATTAAGTGCAGCGGTAAGCGTAAATCCGGCTCATTTAGCGCTTGCTGAATTTGAGAAAAAATTTAGCGGTGAGCTTTTACTCGTCACCCAAAATATTGACGATCTTCATGAGCGCGCGGGCTCGCAAAAACTTATTCATATGCATGGCGAATTACTCAAAATGCAGTGCAGCTATAGTGGGGTGGTTTATCCAATCGCCACCGATATCAGCGCGGACGCTCGCTGCGCCTGTTGCGGCCTGCGTGGCGGTCTGCGCCCGCACATCGTATGGTTTGGCGAGATGCCCTTGGGAATGGATGAGATTTACACCGCCCTGGAGCAGTGTGATTTGTTTATTGCGGTGGGTACCTCGGGCAATGTCTATCCGGCGGCGGGTTTTGTGCAAGCGGCGGCAAGTGTCGGGGCCCATACCATCGAAGTAAATTTAGAGCCATCGGCAGTGCAGTCCGCGTTTTCGGAAACCCGCTACGGGCTGGCCAGCGTTGAAGTGCCACGTTTGCTCAATGAGTTGTTGGCCGCTGCAACTCGTTAA
- a CDS encoding GNAT family N-acetyltransferase, whose amino-acid sequence MDNASLKIAIADYHNVAHRAGIITLMSAYALDPMGGGEALPQEVLMNLCDALAGEAGAITLLAFDGENAVALLTALRGFSTFKCRPLLNIHDVMVLPQYRGQGLSDRMIAELEEFARCHDYCKLTLEVLANNLSAQRVYQRCGFAPYELDPEQGAATFWQKQLI is encoded by the coding sequence ATGGATAATGCAAGCTTGAAAATTGCAATCGCTGATTATCACAACGTCGCTCACCGGGCCGGAATTATCACCTTAATGTCAGCTTATGCCTTAGACCCTATGGGTGGCGGCGAGGCATTGCCGCAGGAGGTGTTAATGAATTTGTGTGATGCCTTAGCCGGTGAAGCGGGCGCCATTACCTTATTGGCCTTTGATGGTGAAAATGCGGTGGCGCTGCTTACCGCCCTGCGCGGATTTTCTACCTTTAAATGTAGGCCACTGCTGAATATCCACGATGTGATGGTTTTACCGCAATACCGGGGGCAGGGCTTGAGTGATCGCATGATTGCTGAGCTTGAAGAGTTTGCTCGCTGTCATGACTACTGCAAACTGACCTTAGAGGTGCTAGCGAACAACCTCAGCGCACAGCGGGTGTATCAGCGTTGCGGTTTTGCGCCCTACGAACTCGACCCTGAACAAGGCGCAGCTACCTTTTGGCAAAAGCAGCTAATTTAG
- a CDS encoding aldehyde dehydrogenase family protein, with protein MAAETAVATTEEALLVQSLIARSRAAQAQIADYSQEQVDELITAMVWSVARQDVAEKIAKFTVEETQLGNYDGKFLKIFKKTRAALFDIINDKSVGILEEDKERNIVKIAKPVGVIGALTPCTNPEATPVIKAISAIKGRNSIIVAPHPRSKLTNKMICDLMRGALKACGAPEDLVISMDSPSMEGTAELMKQCDRILATGGAPMVKSAYSSGTPALGVGAGNAVITVDDTADLDEAAEKIRISKTLDLAASCSSDNAVIAFESNVDALLEKLQAQGGYICNAEEKAKLQSIIWEDGHIAPRIVAQPASVLAEMSGIDLPEGKTFFIVPETGAGPDHPFSGEKMSVVMAFYTVKDIDGAIAMTNAIQAYQGQGHSCGIYSYSDENIMKFAYATKTSRVMVNQPQAPSNSGNLWNGMRQTFSLGCGSWGNNSTNNNITWRDLINETWVSKPLAVTKVIPSDEELFGKVMDKFK; from the coding sequence ATGGCCGCTGAAACCGCTGTTGCTACTACAGAAGAGGCACTACTTGTGCAGTCTCTGATTGCCCGCTCGCGCGCCGCGCAAGCTCAGATCGCCGATTATAGCCAAGAGCAAGTCGACGAACTGATCACCGCGATGGTGTGGTCTGTTGCGCGCCAGGATGTTGCCGAAAAAATCGCCAAATTCACCGTAGAAGAGACCCAGCTCGGTAATTATGACGGCAAGTTCCTCAAAATATTTAAAAAAACCCGCGCTGCATTGTTCGATATTATCAATGATAAGTCGGTCGGTATTCTGGAAGAAGATAAAGAACGCAATATCGTTAAAATCGCCAAGCCAGTAGGGGTGATCGGTGCCCTAACACCTTGCACCAACCCAGAGGCCACGCCAGTCATTAAAGCGATATCTGCGATTAAAGGCCGTAACTCTATTATTGTTGCACCGCACCCGCGCTCAAAATTGACCAACAAAATGATCTGCGATTTGATGCGCGGCGCCCTTAAAGCTTGTGGCGCACCAGAGGATTTGGTTATTTCCATGGACAGCCCGTCGATGGAAGGTACCGCTGAACTGATGAAGCAATGCGACCGTATTCTGGCTACCGGCGGCGCGCCGATGGTGAAATCGGCATACTCAAGCGGCACCCCTGCACTGGGTGTGGGCGCAGGTAATGCGGTTATCACTGTTGATGACACCGCAGACCTAGATGAAGCTGCTGAAAAAATCCGTATTTCTAAAACTTTAGATCTGGCGGCATCCTGCTCTTCAGACAACGCGGTTATCGCCTTTGAATCAAACGTCGACGCGCTGCTTGAAAAGCTGCAAGCCCAGGGCGGTTATATCTGCAACGCTGAAGAGAAAGCTAAGTTGCAGAGTATTATTTGGGAAGACGGCCACATTGCCCCGCGTATTGTTGCCCAGCCTGCGAGCGTACTGGCTGAAATGTCGGGCATTGACCTACCCGAAGGCAAGACCTTCTTCATTGTGCCTGAAACGGGTGCAGGCCCAGATCACCCCTTCTCTGGGGAGAAAATGTCGGTTGTGATGGCTTTCTACACCGTGAAAGATATTGACGGCGCCATTGCCATGACTAACGCCATTCAGGCCTATCAGGGGCAGGGCCACTCCTGCGGTATTTATTCTTATAGTGATGAGAACATCATGAAGTTTGCCTACGCGACCAAAACCTCTCGGGTGATGGTTAACCAGCCACAGGCGCCGTCTAACAGCGGTAACTTATGGAATGGTATGCGTCAAACCTTCTCACTCGGTTGTGGTTCTTGGGGTAATAACAGCACCAATAACAATATCACTTGGCGCGACCTGATCAACGAAACCTGGGTGTCTAAGCCGCTGGCGGTGACTAAAGTGATTCCATCTGACGAAGAGCTCTTCGGCAAAGTAATGGATAAGTTCAAGTAA
- a CDS encoding enoyl-CoA hydratase yields MSNYSPTEKLKVEIIDHTALITIDNPGANTWDAESLSGMRELIANLNADKNIYSLVITGAGEKFFSAGADLKMFASGDKAVAQDIGLKFGQAFEALADFRGVSIAAINGFAMGGGLECALACDIRIAEAHAQMALPEAKVGLLPCAGGTQRLTALVGPGWAKRIILCGERIKADKALSLGLVEEVVESGTAKAAALALAAQVAQQSPVSVTFCKELIHKPREAVMPQGLLLERERFIQLFDTLDQKEGVNAFLEKRSPAWKNA; encoded by the coding sequence GTGAGCAACTACAGTCCCACAGAAAAACTAAAAGTAGAGATCATTGACCATACAGCTTTGATTACCATCGACAACCCAGGTGCAAATACTTGGGATGCTGAATCTTTAAGTGGTATGCGCGAGCTGATCGCCAATTTAAATGCCGACAAAAATATTTACAGCCTAGTGATTACTGGCGCTGGCGAGAAATTCTTCTCAGCGGGCGCCGATTTAAAAATGTTTGCCAGCGGCGACAAAGCGGTTGCCCAAGACATTGGTTTAAAATTTGGCCAAGCCTTTGAGGCACTTGCTGATTTCCGCGGTGTTTCAATTGCGGCGATCAATGGCTTTGCCATGGGTGGCGGTTTGGAATGTGCTTTAGCCTGCGATATTCGTATTGCAGAAGCTCATGCCCAAATGGCGCTGCCAGAAGCGAAAGTGGGTTTGCTGCCCTGCGCCGGCGGTACTCAGCGTTTGACCGCCTTGGTTGGCCCAGGTTGGGCTAAGCGCATTATTTTGTGCGGGGAGCGTATTAAAGCAGATAAAGCGCTGAGTCTTGGTTTGGTTGAGGAAGTTGTTGAATCCGGTACGGCTAAAGCAGCGGCACTGGCCTTGGCGGCGCAGGTTGCCCAGCAAAGCCCAGTTTCCGTGACCTTCTGCAAAGAACTGATTCACAAGCCTCGCGAAGCGGTTATGCCTCAGGGTTTGCTGCTTGAGCGCGAGCGCTTTATTCAGTTATTCGACACTTTAGATCAAAAGGAAGGTGTGAATGCCTTTCTTGAAAAGCGCAGCCCAGCGTGGAAGAACGCGTAA
- a CDS encoding PhzF family phenazine biosynthesis protein, with translation MKYFVVDAFSRQKYRGNPAAVCLQEGDMSDVEMQLLAAEFNLSETTYLQFLADGHYRLRWFTPLTEVNLCGHATLAAAHVLWNQCGISATQLRFASRSGELSARLHDDGIALEFPLVETAPLADSLPVRGLANSVVAAFSAGEDLLIELADSAAVQNFVPDLAAIAALPARGLIVTASAAVGDHSDVDFVSRFFAPAAGIDEDPVTGSAHCALAHYWSQKLGCNALRGRQISARSGEVEVAISGDRVTLSGQAVTVMEGKIF, from the coding sequence ATGAAATATTTTGTAGTAGATGCCTTTAGTCGGCAGAAATATCGCGGTAATCCTGCGGCCGTGTGTTTGCAAGAAGGAGATATGTCCGATGTGGAAATGCAGCTATTAGCGGCTGAGTTTAATTTGTCTGAGACTACGTATTTACAATTTCTTGCCGATGGTCACTACCGCTTGCGCTGGTTTACGCCATTGACCGAGGTGAATCTCTGCGGTCATGCGACTTTGGCAGCCGCTCATGTGCTGTGGAATCAGTGCGGTATTAGTGCGACGCAGCTGCGTTTTGCAAGCCGCAGTGGTGAATTGTCTGCCCGTTTACATGACGATGGCATCGCGCTGGAATTTCCACTGGTTGAAACCGCGCCGCTCGCGGATAGCCTGCCGGTGCGCGGCTTGGCAAATAGTGTTGTGGCGGCCTTTAGTGCGGGCGAAGATTTATTGATTGAACTGGCAGATAGCGCGGCGGTGCAAAATTTTGTGCCCGATCTCGCGGCAATTGCCGCTTTGCCGGCGCGGGGTTTGATTGTCACTGCCAGTGCAGCTGTTGGCGATCATAGTGATGTGGATTTTGTCTCGCGCTTTTTTGCGCCTGCTGCAGGTATTGATGAAGACCCCGTAACCGGCTCTGCGCATTGTGCGCTGGCGCATTATTGGTCTCAAAAGCTTGGCTGCAATGCACTGCGAGGGCGGCAGATATCTGCTCGTAGCGGCGAAGTAGAGGTCGCAATTAGTGGCGACAGGGTTACTTTGTCTGGGCAGGCGGTAACGGTTATGGAGGGTAAGATTTTCTAG
- a CDS encoding PLP-dependent aminotransferase family protein: MPPRYRQIASQIAEHIEQGQLNIGDKLPGVRQASEAHHVSLSTALAAYRYLEQEQYIEARPRSGFYIKARFENAVCPPSESRPDTKPTLINSQQRVMQVISAANRPGILRLGATVPDASFLPVAALERALASAARHPHARSNGYEFPPGYLGLRQQLAKRMNKLGCQLHADDITITQGCQEALYLALKVSCRAGDIVALESPLFYGLLQIIDSLGLQALEIPTDPQHGISLEALQLAIEKWPVKACIVVSNFSNPIGATLNDTRKRDLVAMLSAARIPLIEDDIYGELSFEQLRPSIAKRYDTDSDVLYCSSLSKSLSPALRIGWIAGGKYSEELNYQKFTLNAASATIPQLAAERLLRSGEYDRHLHRMRAALATSTARIREALARHMPSGTQITQPRGGYALWLELPKQVDTLLLAEQALAQNISIAAGPLFTASEKYRHCLRISCACPWNTQLEEGLATLGILANAQCI; the protein is encoded by the coding sequence ATGCCGCCCCGCTACCGTCAAATCGCTAGTCAGATTGCCGAGCATATCGAGCAAGGTCAGCTCAATATCGGCGACAAACTCCCCGGCGTGCGCCAAGCCAGTGAAGCCCACCATGTCAGCCTATCTACCGCACTGGCTGCCTACCGCTATTTAGAGCAAGAGCAATATATCGAGGCGCGACCGCGCTCCGGCTTTTATATTAAAGCCCGTTTTGAAAACGCGGTGTGTCCTCCTAGCGAGTCCCGACCCGATACCAAGCCCACCCTCATTAATAGCCAGCAACGGGTCATGCAGGTCATCTCTGCTGCCAACCGGCCCGGCATACTGCGATTGGGGGCGACTGTTCCCGATGCCAGCTTTTTACCGGTAGCGGCGCTAGAGCGGGCCCTAGCGAGCGCCGCCCGGCACCCCCACGCGCGCAGCAATGGCTACGAATTCCCTCCGGGCTATCTGGGTCTGCGCCAACAGCTCGCCAAACGCATGAACAAGCTTGGTTGCCAACTTCATGCCGACGACATCACGATTACACAGGGCTGCCAAGAAGCCCTATATCTGGCCCTTAAAGTAAGCTGCCGAGCAGGCGATATTGTCGCCTTAGAGTCGCCACTTTTTTATGGCTTGCTGCAAATAATTGATTCACTAGGCCTACAAGCCCTAGAAATACCCACAGATCCTCAGCACGGCATTTCCTTGGAAGCCTTGCAGTTAGCGATCGAGAAATGGCCCGTCAAAGCATGTATTGTGGTCAGCAATTTCAGCAACCCCATTGGCGCCACGTTAAACGATACCCGAAAGCGAGATTTGGTCGCCATGCTCAGCGCGGCGCGCATCCCATTAATTGAAGATGATATTTACGGTGAATTAAGTTTTGAGCAACTGCGGCCAAGCATCGCCAAGCGCTACGACACAGACAGTGACGTGCTGTACTGCTCCTCACTGTCGAAGTCCCTATCACCAGCGCTGCGCATAGGCTGGATTGCTGGAGGCAAATACAGCGAGGAATTGAATTATCAAAAATTCACCTTAAACGCCGCTAGCGCCACCATTCCGCAATTGGCCGCCGAACGCCTGCTGCGCAGCGGCGAATACGACCGCCACCTACATCGCATGCGGGCGGCACTGGCCACCTCAACAGCGCGCATCAGAGAAGCCTTAGCGCGGCATATGCCTAGCGGCACCCAAATCACCCAACCTCGAGGTGGCTATGCCCTGTGGTTAGAACTGCCCAAACAGGTCGACACCCTGTTATTAGCTGAGCAAGCCCTAGCGCAAAACATTAGCATTGCCGCTGGACCGCTGTTTACCGCCAGCGAAAAATACCGGCATTGCCTGCGAATTTCCTGCGCCTGCCCCTGGAATACTCAACTCGAAGAGGGTTTAGCCACGCTGGGTATCTTGGCGAATGCGCAGTGTATTTAA
- a CDS encoding enoyl-CoA hydratase/isomerase family protein: protein MEERVMVAHIEEVLFEERRSASGPAVGVITLNVEKTLNSLTLNMVELMLVKLREWRERSDIACVFIHGAGQKALCAGGDVQALYKSSVEQPGGPCEYAEAFFEQEYRVDYLLHQFDKPVIVWGHGIVMGGGMGVFAAGSYRVVTEKTRLAMPEITIGLYPDVGGSYFLNRMPGKAGLFLALTGASFNAADALYLGLAEGFIEHEYAGEVLNALTDVAWSTGVADNQERVFDLMAGFVARSKAALPAGNVEAAALEIEQICAGDDDLAVINSIIAAQSENPWVQKAAATLASGSPLSARLIAEQIRRCKGLSLKAAFQAEALLSTTIIRQPEFAEGVRALLIDKDKNPAWQHASPAEVPQSLIDHHFTAPWAENPLADL, encoded by the coding sequence GTGGAAGAACGCGTAATGGTGGCGCATATTGAAGAAGTTCTATTTGAAGAGCGTCGCTCGGCGAGTGGTCCTGCGGTGGGTGTTATTACCCTGAATGTCGAAAAGACCTTGAATTCACTCACGCTGAATATGGTTGAGCTGATGTTGGTCAAGCTCCGGGAATGGCGCGAGCGCAGTGATATTGCCTGTGTGTTTATTCATGGCGCTGGGCAAAAAGCCCTGTGTGCCGGTGGCGATGTTCAGGCTTTATATAAGTCATCCGTCGAGCAGCCCGGTGGCCCCTGTGAATACGCAGAAGCGTTTTTTGAACAGGAATACCGCGTTGACTATTTGCTGCACCAATTCGACAAGCCGGTCATTGTTTGGGGCCACGGTATTGTTATGGGCGGTGGTATGGGCGTGTTTGCGGCGGGTAGCTATCGGGTTGTTACCGAAAAAACCCGTTTGGCCATGCCTGAGATCACCATTGGCTTATACCCCGATGTTGGCGGTAGTTATTTTTTGAACCGCATGCCGGGTAAAGCTGGTTTGTTCTTGGCCTTAACTGGCGCCTCGTTTAATGCGGCGGATGCGCTGTATCTCGGTTTGGCTGAGGGCTTTATTGAACACGAGTACGCTGGAGAGGTATTGAACGCCTTAACCGACGTGGCGTGGTCTACCGGTGTTGCCGATAACCAAGAGCGTGTTTTTGATTTGATGGCTGGCTTCGTTGCTCGCTCGAAAGCCGCGCTACCTGCAGGAAACGTTGAGGCCGCAGCGCTAGAGATTGAGCAGATCTGCGCTGGTGACGACGATCTTGCGGTGATCAATAGCATTATTGCTGCACAGTCTGAAAATCCCTGGGTTCAGAAAGCTGCCGCGACCTTGGCGTCAGGCTCGCCGCTGAGTGCGCGCTTGATTGCCGAGCAAATTCGCCGCTGTAAGGGCTTGAGTTTGAAAGCGGCCTTTCAGGCCGAGGCATTGCTATCAACCACGATTATTCGTCAGCCCGAGTTTGCTGAAGGTGTGCGCGCGCTGTTAATAGACAAAGACAAAAACCCCGCCTGGCAGCATGCATCGCCAGCCGAGGTGCCGCAGTCTTTAATCGATCATCATTTTACCGCGCCCTGGGCAGAGAACCCACTGGCTGATTTATAG
- a CDS encoding AraC family transcriptional regulator, whose product MPITSDWPLPPQGIRFLTPQFVQTQLAAHPLTQGLYPLAMGYYPAAFGHRMQRQQHDSHLLIYCIAGKGTLMCDDKHYRINSGDIILLPPDHPHAYKADGKDPWTIYWLHFDGNLADDFYQHIQLSSPCVNIGVQPRVVRIFDGLSELRRSAYQFAEFMQGGHQLQALLSYIALLVRQQRPQSGKALNWERLRATMQEHIHGQLNLDELAAEVKLSKYHFTKKFKAHTGQSPIQYFINMKIQRACYLLDSTSQSVKQVAAAVGYDDAYYFSRLFKKTIGLAPSDYRQHRRS is encoded by the coding sequence ATGCCCATCACCTCAGACTGGCCGCTCCCCCCCCAAGGTATTCGCTTTCTAACACCCCAATTTGTACAAACACAATTGGCCGCACACCCCCTAACACAGGGCTTGTATCCCCTCGCCATGGGCTACTACCCCGCCGCTTTTGGCCACCGCATGCAACGCCAGCAACACGACAGTCATCTGCTTATTTACTGCATTGCCGGCAAAGGCACTTTAATGTGCGACGACAAACACTACCGCATCAATAGCGGCGATATTATTCTGCTGCCACCAGACCACCCCCACGCATACAAAGCCGATGGCAAAGACCCGTGGACCATTTACTGGCTGCATTTTGACGGGAATTTAGCCGACGACTTTTACCAGCATATTCAACTCAGCAGCCCCTGCGTGAATATTGGCGTGCAACCCCGGGTGGTGCGAATATTTGACGGCCTTTCAGAATTGCGCCGCAGTGCCTATCAATTCGCCGAATTTATGCAGGGCGGGCATCAGTTGCAAGCCCTGCTCAGCTATATTGCACTTCTGGTTCGTCAACAACGCCCGCAGAGTGGTAAGGCACTGAACTGGGAACGGCTGCGCGCCACCATGCAGGAACATATTCACGGCCAACTCAATCTCGACGAATTGGCCGCGGAAGTAAAATTATCGAAATATCACTTCACCAAAAAATTTAAAGCCCATACCGGCCAATCGCCGATTCAGTATTTTATTAATATGAAAATTCAGCGGGCCTGCTATTTACTCGACAGCACCAGCCAATCAGTAAAACAGGTGGCCGCCGCCGTCGGCTACGATGACGCCTATTATTTTTCCCGGCTGTTTAAAAAAACCATTGGCCTAGCGCCGAGTGACTACCGCCAGCACCGTCGCAGCTAA
- the mmsB gene encoding 3-hydroxyisobutyrate dehydrogenase, translating into MANIAFIGLGNMGGPMAANLVKAGHQVTVFDLVDAAMDAVVAQGASKAATALDALAGADTVITMLPAGKHVAGLYLGDEGLIAKASTGTLFMDCSTIDAETARKVGEAATAQGLQMLDAPVSGGVKAAQAGTLAFMCGGDTAAFERGKKVLEGMGKNIFLAGDHGAGQIAKICNNMLLAVHMIGTAEALQLGANNGLDPKVLSEIMLNSSGKNWSLENYNPYPDVMPTAPASNDYKPGFMVQLMLKDLGLAMENSLVTQSAVPMGSLARSLYSSFSQKGNAQRDFSAILEMFQSE; encoded by the coding sequence ATGGCGAATATAGCGTTTATTGGTTTAGGGAATATGGGCGGGCCAATGGCTGCCAATCTGGTTAAAGCTGGCCATCAGGTCACGGTTTTTGACTTGGTGGACGCCGCGATGGATGCGGTTGTTGCCCAGGGAGCCAGCAAAGCGGCCACGGCATTGGACGCGCTCGCTGGCGCTGATACCGTGATAACCATGTTACCTGCGGGCAAGCATGTGGCTGGCCTATACCTTGGTGACGAAGGTTTGATCGCGAAGGCGAGCACCGGTACTTTGTTTATGGATTGCAGCACTATCGATGCTGAAACCGCCCGCAAGGTTGGCGAGGCAGCAACGGCGCAGGGTTTGCAAATGCTGGATGCCCCGGTATCTGGTGGCGTTAAGGCCGCGCAGGCTGGCACGCTGGCCTTTATGTGTGGTGGCGATACAGCGGCTTTTGAACGGGGCAAAAAAGTCCTTGAGGGCATGGGGAAAAATATTTTTCTTGCTGGGGATCACGGCGCCGGTCAGATCGCTAAAATCTGCAATAATATGCTCCTTGCAGTACACATGATAGGCACCGCAGAAGCACTGCAATTGGGTGCAAACAATGGCCTAGATCCTAAGGTATTGTCAGAGATCATGCTCAACAGCTCTGGTAAGAACTGGTCGCTAGAAAACTACAATCCCTACCCGGACGTTATGCCTACCGCGCCAGCGTCAAATGACTATAAGCCCGGCTTTATGGTGCAGCTCATGCTTAAGGATTTGGGACTAGCCATGGAAAATAGCTTGGTTACGCAAAGCGCGGTGCCAATGGGGTCACTGGCGCGCAGTCTGTACTCCTCGTTCTCTCAAAAAGGTAATGCCCAGCGCGATTTCTCCGCTATTTTGGAAATGTTTCAGTCTGAATAG